The window CGGCTTTCACGGCAACCGTCTGGATGGTCTGCGGATAAACGTCCTGAAATATGCGAACAGCTATTACACGGGGCTGGAGGTAAAAAAAGATCCCGGAGTGTGGTTGATTTATCTCGGCTTTGTGCTGATGCTGCTCAGCCTGATTTTTGCTCTCTACCAGAGTCACCGCCGCGTCTGGCTGGCCTTGACTCCAGGGCAAAAGGGAACCGCAGTCCATATTGCTGGCAATACCAACAAACATGCCCTGGCCTTTGAAAAGGACTTCCAACAATTGGTGCACGACATAGAGAACATGAAACCTGACTCACAGCGTACATAGGAAATTGATGATGAGCAGCTCGCTTCTTCTCAGTATTGTCACTTTCACCTACCTGCTGGCAGCGCTCTGTTATGGCGCCGGCTGGCTGTTTCGTTTCAAGATGGCGGCCCGTCTGGCAATCTGGACCGCCTGGGCCGGGCTGCTCCTGCACACAGCGGGCATCATCCTCAGGTGGGTTGAATCTTACCAACTGGGCTTCGGGCACGCGCCGTTCGCCAACTTCTACGAATCACTGGTGTTCGGAGCCTGGGCAGTTGTCCTCATTTACCTGCTCACTGAGTTTCGCTACCGAAACTATGCTCTGGGAGTCTTTCCTCTGGGCGTCGCTTTTCTGGCCATGGCCTATGCTTCTTTCTCGCCGAGTGTCGAAAGCAAGATCCAGCCCCTTATTCCCGCACTCAAAAGCAATTGGCTCATCGCCCATGTCATTACCTGTTTTCTTGGCTACGCAGCCTTTGCAGTAGCTTGCGGTCTGGGAGTCCTTTATCTCATCAAAAAAAGCAGGGCAGCGCCAGCCAACCCCGGACCCGGAGTGCTGCAACATCTGCCTTCAATTCAAACACTGGATGAACTGATCTACCAGAACGTGGTCTTCGGCTTTCTACTCCTTTCAGTGGGAATCATAACTGGATCAGTATGGGCAAACTCGGCCTGGGGAAACTACTGGAGTTGGGACCCGAAGGAAACCTGGTCCCTCATCACCTGGCTGGTTTATGCCTTCATGCTTCATTCGAGGATGGTGCGAGGTTGGCACGGCCGCAGGATGGCCTGGCTTGCCATCATTGGTTTTTTCTGTGTTCTGTTTACCTATTTTGGAGTAAACTTTCTCCTGAGCGGGCTTCACAGTTATGCCCGCTAGAGGAATGATGTCGACGGCTGGCCTGAACATTTCGCTGAACAGGTAGCCTGACACTGTGAGGATCACCAAGTTGGGAATATTGCCATGTTCGGTCTAGGACCTCAAGAGCTTTTCATTATCTTGATCATTGTGCTGCTCATCTTCGGCTCCAAGAGGCTGCCTGAGATAGGCAAAGCCTTTGGCAAGAGCATCCGAGAATTCAAGAAGGCCACCAGGAAAGAAGATGAACTTTCCACCTGGATTGACCCCAAGAAAAGCGCAGACAGGGTCTCTGCTGCTGACAGAGAAGAGGGGCAAGAACAGAGCAAAGACTCTGGCCAACCCAAGCTGGAGGATATCCCGGGGGTCAAAGAGGCCAGGGAGATAAGAAATACCGCCAACAAGATCAAGGCAGCCGGCAAGTTTTTTCTCAAGAAATAGTCGCCATGGTTCCCTTCCTTGAAGTTTTCATCGGCTCACGCTGCAATCTGGAATGCCACCAGTGTCCTGTTGCCGGCCAGCCTCCCTCTGAGAGCAGACAGCAAATTATCGACTCCATGCACAGGGTGGCCCCTCCCAGAGAGGGGATCTCCTTTTACGGCGGCGAACCTTTGCTGCGCAGTGATATAGCAGAATTGGTGGCTGCTGCCCGCTCCCATGGCTTTCCTCGCATCCGCATACGCACCAATGGCACTATGCTAGCTGATATAGCCCTTTTGCAACAGTTGACAGAAAGGGGTTGCCATCATTTCGAGGTCATGATCTATGCTGCGGAGCCGCACGTCCACGACAGTCTCACAAGAAAAAGCGGCAGCTGTCGCCAGAGTTGGGCTGCCATGGAGCTTCTGCGCCAGGTGGCGATTGCAGAGGACAACGAGGCCCCCTTTCTCTGCGTGCGGATTTCTTTACGTGACG is drawn from Deltaproteobacteria bacterium and contains these coding sequences:
- a CDS encoding radical SAM protein, whose amino-acid sequence is MVPFLEVFIGSRCNLECHQCPVAGQPPSESRQQIIDSMHRVAPPREGISFYGGEPLLRSDIAELVAAARSHGFPRIRIRTNGTMLADIALLQQLTERGCHHFEVMIYAAEPHVHDSLTRKSGSCRQSWAAMELLRQVAIAEDNEAPFLCVRISLRDANLHLLPDTIVHLVSIRPDRIVLSWDMTDAAYGQALPTIHNAINLALLNRTWVVTEKIPLCQMAGFEAHVGELYTLPRERSTLLEQCHRCVYSDCCPGVPPAYDRAPARQQFKPVTETVHLNDIRNLVQSMPTP
- the ccsB gene encoding c-type cytochrome biogenesis protein CcsB, which encodes MSSSLLLSIVTFTYLLAALCYGAGWLFRFKMAARLAIWTAWAGLLLHTAGIILRWVESYQLGFGHAPFANFYESLVFGAWAVVLIYLLTEFRYRNYALGVFPLGVAFLAMAYASFSPSVESKIQPLIPALKSNWLIAHVITCFLGYAAFAVACGLGVLYLIKKSRAAPANPGPGVLQHLPSIQTLDELIYQNVVFGFLLLSVGIITGSVWANSAWGNYWSWDPKETWSLITWLVYAFMLHSRMVRGWHGRRMAWLAIIGFFCVLFTYFGVNFLLSGLHSYAR
- the tatA gene encoding twin-arginine translocase TatA/TatE family subunit, which translates into the protein MFGLGPQELFIILIIVLLIFGSKRLPEIGKAFGKSIREFKKATRKEDELSTWIDPKKSADRVSAADREEGQEQSKDSGQPKLEDIPGVKEAREIRNTANKIKAAGKFFLKK